From a single Rutidosis leptorrhynchoides isolate AG116_Rl617_1_P2 chromosome 5, CSIRO_AGI_Rlap_v1, whole genome shotgun sequence genomic region:
- the LOC139848776 gene encoding uncharacterized protein has product MVHVWHSGQRCKVEQLEDWEAEAITFPPMQTINPSYAPIIIKVHITDCGYNVRRLNIDTGSNVNVMYKHYFRKLPATIKSKMRAPTTAFSGFFGESAWPLGCIELELELFDDDDSTLTQAVPVEFCMVCSYSCYNALLGRVTLQKFSAVPSTVHGMIKFSTRQGIATIQMESGKALYASVTTPKPLPTIDQRIQSSSILVNSKYPDKRIQVVGNLSDEVKIQLRDILVANMDIFAWYEDDMTGVPRNIAEHKLNANPNVTPVRQKKRPMVPERSEWLRLEVEKLVHANILREDINKACPKDNYPLPEIDWKVESLSGFRFKCFLDAYKGYHQIQMAEADEEKTAFHTD; this is encoded by the exons ATGGTACATGTGTGGCATTCTGGTCAGAGGTGCAAGGTCGAGCAATTAGAGGACTGGGAAGCGGAAGCTATCACCTTTCCTCCGATGCAAACAATCAATCCCTCATATGCTCCTATAATCATTAAAGTTCACATCACCGATTGCGGGTACAATGTGAGACGATTAAACATTGATACAGGTAGTAATGTCAATGTGATGTACAAGCACTACTTCAGGAAACTCCCAGCGACAATCAAGTCCAAGATGCGTGCACCTACAACTGCTTTTTCGGGATTTTTTGGGGAATCTGCATGGCCTTTAGGGTGCATTGAACTTGAACTGGAATTGTTTGACGATGATGACTCAACCCTCACACAAGCTGTCCCTGTTGAATTCTGTATGGTATGCTCTTATTCATGTTACAATGCACTTCTAGGGCGAGTGACTTTGCAGAAATTTAGCGCGGTACCCTCTACTGTTCACGGCATGATCAAATTTTCTACCAGGCAAGGTATTGCCACCATCCAGATGGAGTCTGGAAAAGCGCTATACGCTTCGGTAACGACACCTAAACCATTGCCTACGATCGACCAACGGATACAAAGTAGTTCTATCCTTGTTAATTCAAAGTACCCCGACAAACGTATTCAGGTTGTGGGCAATCTCTCAGATGAAGTCAAGATTCAGTTGCGCGACATACTGGTAGCTAATATGGATATCTTTGCATGGTACGAGGATGATATGACTGGGGTTCCACGTAATATCGCTGAGCACAAGCTGAATGCAAACCCAAACGTAACTCCAGTGCGACAGAAGAAGCGTCCAATGGTGCCTGAAAGAAGTGAGTGGTTAAGGTTGGAGGTAGAAAAGTTGGTTCATGCGAACATTCTTAGGGAG GATATTAATAAGGCATGCCCTAAGGACAATTATCCATTGCCTGAAATCGACTGGAAAGTTGAATCTCTGTCTGGTTTCAGATTCAAATGTTTTTTGGATGCGTATAAGGGGTATCACCAGATTCAGATGGCAGAAGCGGATGAGGAAAAAACTGCATTCCACACTGATTAG
- the LOC139848775 gene encoding uncharacterized protein, which translates to MELVHELANEFDVFRLMQVPRGQNKKADVLSKLSALAFDHLRKNVWVKVLTGKSINEKPNVAPIGEENPNWMTPLVKFLTEGELPADKKEAQNILMKAAMYALIEGVLYQKSYLGPSLLCIGPNQAKEVLQEVHEGSCALHSGYRTIAAKVMRIGYYWPTIHSDASETVRTCQSCQQHALISRAPRHPMIPITADSVNGPSTLSALSLCAQEIMYGATMRLVGQKILGSWGPTGKALMKLLA; encoded by the exons ATGGAGCTGGTGCACGAATTGGCAAATGAATTCGATGTTTTTAGGTTAATGCAGGTACCCAGGGGGCAAAACAAGAAAGCAGACGTGCTGAGTAAATTGTCCGCTTTGGCCTTCGATCATCTGCGCAAAAACGTGTGGGTTAAAGTGTTAACAGGAAAATCTATTAATGAGAAACCAAATGTTGCGCCCATCGGGGAAGAAAACCCGAATTGGATGACACCGTTAGTGAAATTCTTAACGGAGGGCGAACTTCCAGCAGACAAAAAAGAAGCGCAAAATATTCTCATGAAAGCCGCCATGTATGCGTTAATCGAAGGTGTCTTATATCAGAAATCTTATCTAGGGCCAAGCTTGTTGTGCATTGGACCTAATCAGGCTAAAGAGGTGCTTCAAGAAGTTCACGAGGGTTCTTGTGCTTTGCACTCAGGTTACAGAACAATCGCTGCAAAAGTGATGCGCATAGGGTATTACTGGCCCACCATTCATAGCGATGCATCGGAAACTGTAAGGACATGCCAATCGTGTCAACAGCATGCGCTGATAAGCCGAGCACCACGACATCCTATGATACCAATAACGGCTGATTCAGTAAATGGGCCATCGACATTGTCGGCCCTATCACTGTGTGCTCAG GAG ATTATGTATGGTGCAACAATGAGGCTAGTCGGGCAGAAAATACTGGGAAGCTGGGGTCCAACTGGGAAGGCCCTTATGAAGTTATTGGCATAA